Proteins from a genomic interval of Excalfactoria chinensis isolate bCotChi1 chromosome 21, bCotChi1.hap2, whole genome shotgun sequence:
- the DPAGT1 gene encoding UDP-N-acetylglucosamine--dolichyl-phosphate N-acetylglucosaminephosphotransferase isoform X1, with protein sequence MAGCPAAPLLVNVGASLLGFAATLTLIPAFRDHFLAARLYGEDLNKASRRPIPEAQGMISGAVFLIILFCFIPVPFLRCFVEERCAAFPHDEFVQLIGSLLAICCMIFLGFADDVLNLRWRHKLLLPTMASLPLLMVYFTNFGNTTIVVPKPFRVFLGMHLDLGILYYVYMGMLAVFCTNAINILAGINGIEAGQSLVIAASIIVFNLVELNGDYQDDHIFSLYIMIPFFFTTLGLFYHNWYPSQVFVGDTFCYFAGMTFAVVGILGHFSKTMLLFFIPQVLNFLYSLPQLFHIIPCPRHRLPRLNTTTGKLEMSYSKFKTKSLSTLGTYILKVVKILHIVDVKSGMDEDGEYSECNNMTLINFVIKLIGPTHERNLTLLLLLIQVLGSMVAFSVRYQLVRLFYDV encoded by the exons ATGGCGGGCTGCCCCGCCGCGCCCCTCCTCGTCAACGTCGGGGCGTCGCTGCTGGGCTTCGCGGCCACGCTCACGCTGATCCCGGCCTTCAGAGACCATTTCTTGGCGGCGCGCCTCTACGGCGAGGACCTCAACAAAGCCTCCCGGCGGCCCAT CCCCGAGGCGCAGGGCATGATCAGCGGGGCCGTGTTCCTCATCATCCTCTTCTGCTTCATCCCCGTGCCCTTCCTGCGCTGCTTCGTGGAGGAGCGCTGCGCGGCCTTCCCTCACGACGAG TTTGTGCAGCTCATCGGCTCGCTCCTTGCCATCTGCTGCATGATCTTCCTGGGCTTTGCGGACGATGTTTTGAACCTGCGCTGGCGCCACAAACTCCTTCTCCCCACCATGGCATCCCTCCCGCTGCTTATGGTCTACTTCACCAACTTTGGGAACACCACCATTGTGGTGCCTAAGCCGTTCCGGGTGTTCCTAGGCATGCACTTGGACTTGG GTATCCTCTACTATGTGTACATGGGCATGCTAGCAGTGTTTTGTACTAATGCCATCAACATTCTCGCTGGAATTAATGGGATTGAAGCAGGGCAGTCTCTGGTGATTGCTGCTTCCATTATCGTATTCAACCTTGTAGAGTTAAACG gGGATTATCAGGACGatcacattttctctctctacATTATGATTCCGTTTTTTTTTACAACGCTGGGGCTGTTTTACCACAACTG GTACCCATCCCAAGTGTTTGTTGGGGACACCTTCTGTTACTTTGCTGGCATGACCTTTGCTGTGGTGGGGATCCTGGGCCACTTCAGCAAAACAATGCTCCTTTTTTTCATCCCACAAGTGCTTAACTTCCTCTACTCATTGCCTCAACTCTTCCACATTATTCCTTGTCCCCGCCACCGACTGCCAAG GCTCAATACTACAACAGGGAAGTTGGAGATGAGCTACTCCAAATTCAAAACTAAGAGCCTCTCAACCCTGGGAACATACATTCTGAAG gtagTAAAGATCTTGCACATCGTAGATGTGAAGAGTGGGATGGATGAAGATGGTGAATACTCCGAGTGCAATAATATGACGCTTATTAACTTTGTTATAAAGCTGATTGGACCCACCCACGAACGAAATCTCACTCTCCTGTTGCTGCTGATTCAG GTCCTGGGCAGCATGGTTGCATTTTCAGTCCGGTACCAGCTGGTGCGCTTATTTTATGATGTCTGA
- the DPAGT1 gene encoding UDP-N-acetylglucosamine--dolichyl-phosphate N-acetylglucosaminephosphotransferase isoform X2 — MAGCPAAPLLVNVGASLLGFAATLTLIPAFRDHFLAARLYGEDLNKASRRPIPEAQGMISGAVFLIILFCFIPVPFLRCFVEERCAAFPHDEFVQLIGSLLAICCMIFLGFADDVLNLRWRHKLLLPTMASLPLLMVYFTNFGNTTIVVPKPFRVFLGMHLDLGDYQDDHIFSLYIMIPFFFTTLGLFYHNWYPSQVFVGDTFCYFAGMTFAVVGILGHFSKTMLLFFIPQVLNFLYSLPQLFHIIPCPRHRLPRLNTTTGKLEMSYSKFKTKSLSTLGTYILKVVKILHIVDVKSGMDEDGEYSECNNMTLINFVIKLIGPTHERNLTLLLLLIQVLGSMVAFSVRYQLVRLFYDV; from the exons ATGGCGGGCTGCCCCGCCGCGCCCCTCCTCGTCAACGTCGGGGCGTCGCTGCTGGGCTTCGCGGCCACGCTCACGCTGATCCCGGCCTTCAGAGACCATTTCTTGGCGGCGCGCCTCTACGGCGAGGACCTCAACAAAGCCTCCCGGCGGCCCAT CCCCGAGGCGCAGGGCATGATCAGCGGGGCCGTGTTCCTCATCATCCTCTTCTGCTTCATCCCCGTGCCCTTCCTGCGCTGCTTCGTGGAGGAGCGCTGCGCGGCCTTCCCTCACGACGAG TTTGTGCAGCTCATCGGCTCGCTCCTTGCCATCTGCTGCATGATCTTCCTGGGCTTTGCGGACGATGTTTTGAACCTGCGCTGGCGCCACAAACTCCTTCTCCCCACCATGGCATCCCTCCCGCTGCTTATGGTCTACTTCACCAACTTTGGGAACACCACCATTGTGGTGCCTAAGCCGTTCCGGGTGTTCCTAGGCATGCACTTGGACTTGG gGGATTATCAGGACGatcacattttctctctctacATTATGATTCCGTTTTTTTTTACAACGCTGGGGCTGTTTTACCACAACTG GTACCCATCCCAAGTGTTTGTTGGGGACACCTTCTGTTACTTTGCTGGCATGACCTTTGCTGTGGTGGGGATCCTGGGCCACTTCAGCAAAACAATGCTCCTTTTTTTCATCCCACAAGTGCTTAACTTCCTCTACTCATTGCCTCAACTCTTCCACATTATTCCTTGTCCCCGCCACCGACTGCCAAG GCTCAATACTACAACAGGGAAGTTGGAGATGAGCTACTCCAAATTCAAAACTAAGAGCCTCTCAACCCTGGGAACATACATTCTGAAG gtagTAAAGATCTTGCACATCGTAGATGTGAAGAGTGGGATGGATGAAGATGGTGAATACTCCGAGTGCAATAATATGACGCTTATTAACTTTGTTATAAAGCTGATTGGACCCACCCACGAACGAAATCTCACTCTCCTGTTGCTGCTGATTCAG GTCCTGGGCAGCATGGTTGCATTTTCAGTCCGGTACCAGCTGGTGCGCTTATTTTATGATGTCTGA